A genomic window from Caballeronia sp. SBC1 includes:
- the carA gene encoding glutamine-hydrolyzing carbamoyl-phosphate synthase small subunit — MLPSFSPAILALADGTVFRGHSIGASGHTIGEVVFNTAITGYQEILTDPSYAQQIVTLTYPHIGNVGVNAEDVESTKVHAAGLIIRDLPVLASNFRSEQSLADYLKAENVVAISNIDTRKLTRILRDKGAQNGCILAGDDEAKALELARSFPGLSGMDLAKVVSTKEKYEWTQSEWRLESGYGEQKAPQYRVVAFDYGVKYNILRMLAERGCHVTVLPAQSTAADALALNPDGIFLSNGPGDPEPCDYAIAATREFIKRGIPTFGICLGHQIMGLAVGAKTMKMKTGHHGANHPVKDLENGRVVITSQNHGFAVDAATLPANAKVTHTSLFDGTLQGFALTDKPAFCFQGHPEASPGPNDIAYLFDRFVGLMEAQKEAA; from the coding sequence GTGTTGCCGTCATTCTCTCCCGCAATCCTCGCACTCGCCGACGGCACGGTCTTTCGTGGTCACTCGATCGGCGCGTCCGGTCACACGATCGGCGAAGTGGTGTTCAACACCGCTATCACCGGTTATCAGGAAATCCTGACGGACCCGAGCTACGCGCAGCAAATCGTCACCTTGACGTATCCGCACATCGGCAATGTCGGTGTGAACGCTGAAGACGTCGAATCCACCAAAGTCCATGCCGCCGGCCTGATCATTCGAGATCTGCCGGTGCTCGCCTCGAATTTCCGCTCCGAACAATCCCTCGCCGACTATCTGAAAGCGGAAAACGTCGTCGCCATTTCGAACATCGATACACGCAAACTCACGCGAATCCTGCGCGACAAGGGTGCACAAAACGGCTGCATTCTCGCCGGTGACGACGAAGCGAAAGCTTTGGAACTCGCGCGCTCGTTCCCGGGTTTGTCGGGGATGGATCTCGCGAAGGTCGTATCGACGAAAGAAAAGTACGAATGGACGCAGTCTGAATGGCGTCTGGAAAGCGGCTACGGCGAGCAGAAGGCGCCGCAGTATCGCGTGGTCGCATTCGACTACGGCGTGAAGTACAACATCTTGCGCATGCTGGCCGAGCGCGGCTGCCACGTCACCGTGTTGCCGGCTCAGTCTACCGCTGCCGACGCCCTCGCGCTGAACCCCGACGGCATCTTCCTCTCGAACGGCCCCGGCGATCCGGAACCGTGTGACTACGCAATTGCAGCCACGCGCGAATTCATCAAACGTGGCATTCCTACGTTTGGTATTTGCCTCGGCCACCAGATCATGGGTCTCGCTGTGGGCGCGAAGACCATGAAGATGAAAACGGGCCATCACGGCGCGAATCATCCGGTGAAGGACCTTGAGAACGGCCGCGTGGTGATCACGTCGCAGAATCACGGTTTCGCTGTCGATGCCGCCACGCTGCCCGCCAACGCAAAGGTCACGCACACGTCGTTGTTCGACGGCACGCTGCAAGGCTTCGCGCTCACCGACAAACCCGCGTTCTGCTTCCAGGGTCACCCGGAAGCGTCGCCGGGACCGAACGATATTGCGTACTTGTTCGATCGGTTCGTCGGCCTGATGGAAGCGCAGAAAGAAGCGGCTTGA